A genome region from Megalobrama amblycephala isolate DHTTF-2021 linkage group LG16, ASM1881202v1, whole genome shotgun sequence includes the following:
- the crk gene encoding adapter molecule crk, with protein MAGNFDSEDRGSWYWGRLSRQEAVSLLQGQRHGVFLVRDSITIPGDYVLSVSENSKVSHYIINSISSNRQSGPGLAPPRFRIGDQEFDALPALLEFYKIHYLDTTTLIEPISKAKHSSFISVNAAGGVPQRLEEEYVRALFDFPGNDDEDLPFRKGDVLRVLEKPEEQWWNAQNSEGRVGMIPVPYVEKYRPASPTSGAPGGSVGGSGAHGNSDGHSSQSPPLLGEPGQYAQPTSLPNLQNGPVYARAIQKRVPNAYDKTALALEVGDMVKVTKINVNGQWEGECKGKHGHFPFTHVRLLDQHNPEDELS; from the exons ATGGCCGGAAATTTTGATTCGGAAGACCGAGGGAGCTGGTATTGGGGGAGATTAAGCCGGCAAGAGGCGGTTTCGCTGCTCCAAGGGCAGAGGCATGGAGTGTTCCTGGTGCGGGACTCGATCACTATTCCCGGGGACTACGTGCTGTCTGTGTCGGAGAACTCCAAAGTCTCTCATTACATAATAAACAGCATCAGCAGCAATCGCCAGTCCGGACCAG GACTCGCGCCTCCTCGGTTCCGTATTGGAGATCAGGAATTTGATGCCTTACCTGCCCTGTTGGAGTTCTATAAGATCCACTACCTGGATACCACCACTCTCATTGAGCCCATCAGCAAAGCCAAGCACTCGTCCTTTATCAGCGTCAATGCAGCAGGAGGAGTTCCTCAGAGGCTCGAAGAGGAGTACGTCCGAGCTCTCTTCGACTTTCCTGGCAATGACGACGAGGACCTTCCGTTTCGAAAGGGCGATGTTCTCCGAGTGCTGGAGAAGCCGGAGGAGCAGTGGTGGAATGCTCAGAATTCAGAAGGCCGTGTTGGCATGATCCCTGTGCCCTACGTGGAGAAGTACCGGCCGGCCTCACCAACATCAGGGGCCCCTGGGGGATCTGTCGGAGGATCCGGTGCTCACGGCAACTCTGACGGCCACAGTTCTCAGTCTCCTCCTCTGCTTGGTGAACCGGGCCAGTATGCCCAGCCCACGTCCTTACCCAATCTACAGAATGGTCCGGTTTATGCCAGGGCGATTCAGAAGAGAGTTCCCAATGCCTATGACAAGACTGCTCTTGCTTTGGAG GTTGGCGACATGGTGAAGGTGACCAAGATCAATGTAAACGGGCAGTGGGAGGGTGAGTGCAAGGGAAAGCATGGCCATTTTCCCTTTACCCACGTCCGCTTGCTGGACCAGCACAATCCAGAGGACGAACTGAGCTGA